DNA from Cottoperca gobio chromosome 4, fCotGob3.1, whole genome shotgun sequence:
ctcattgatgaccctccatgcctccccgtactgctgttcaccatgcgccgcctccactctctgcaccttctccatcagctcctccctcctgattatgtggacacactgataaactttcaatttcaacaccatatcccagaacaaggtccagagtgtggtttaaacagtgagttgctTCAtatacattctgactgaacccaattgaatctaatattgataAATCCATTATTAAGGCGGTCattatcaacatccacatgaatattaaagtcacctacaataattactgttttaaggactaaacttgataagaattctgagaattcagatagaaattcagaatacggaccaggagggcggtacacagtaacaaataaaactggctttattgttttccatgttgggtttgagagcgtaagaacaaggctttcaaaagagttatagtttagtttaggtttaggattgatcaagaggtttgagtcaaatatggccgcaactccacctcctcggccagtgcctcgaggaaggtgagtattaatatgaccaggtggagtggattcatttagaccagttttactcattgcgcggctcgcgagcctcctgcggctcgccaagctttaattggtggctcgcatggcagtaggctaaataaaggggtgatagatatgactatgcagtcaatacagatatttcataaaaacactaaaaacaagcagggctattccatataacccattaaaacacagtgttagcctacaaataataataaaataattgataataataattgataaaagatgcaaatatagactagaaacggcactacactgactcactgcggagttgccagtgtTGGCGGTCTAtaagcactacaatggtgaatgtgctcttggacagGCAGATACATGGTgtgctagtatagaaataaataaacttaaggtcattaaaaatatgttatcataagcatgcttacgaatatggacatttgcttaAAAATTATtaatatcgctaaattggagcatttaaattggaggatactacgaccaacctggcacttcatactcgcgttagcttgttTCATGCTAgtttgcgtgtgtttctacaggcGTATAAttgatcgatttcttattaaaaaaatagttgcacaccaggtggacagaaacagagcgtgacaaacgaggtcAATTAAGATCTATTTAACAACCGCAAATCGAGCGGGAGATGTGGTGTGTGGACaaacaacagctgctcccgttaaaaatagaaaagaaaggtacgagccatacaagacgagcaaaggacatttcaagaaaagtgaacaggaatttttatttgtcctccacaagtcgaaccctttgtgcttaatatgtaaacaaacccactctggtttcaagcaaagtaatttggagcggcatttctaaacgacgcatccaaaattcaacgaacacacctggaagtgaaattagagcacctttcttcttctctttctggaaaacaaaggctcatacacaggacaactaatacagctgaacgattaactgaggcatcttttgagatcgcatggattttggctctgGCAAGAAAGCCCTTCTCAGTCTCAAaagttgtgaaacactgctttttggcttcaacagaaatattgtttgcagagtttacaacatcatcccagtattaagctaatcctgtttttattgaatgtattggttggctgcattgcatattgtatgttctgggtgggatgacagatttttatgactggatgttgcttttcatactttgcggtaaaagtggctctcctattgactttgtcctatcaatgcgGCTCTCATATAAAAAgtagtgaagaccactgatttagactgacatattcttcatgtttcattgagacaaaataaataaatcttattatctgatattaagtAATCTACcaatccaaagtaggatggatgccgtcactcctactCCCgtgtctcccggctgctcgggccctgacgggggacagctaacaggagataccactggtatagggggcttgctaacagctacagttgctaaccgctgactaaccatggtgcggagccgctcatctatccctctaaaactcgcctccaaccctgcgtataaactacatttaatacacatacCATTATCAccaaaggaggcagagcaatagctaaacatgaaacacaccgagcaggagagagcagaagagggagatgccattgCTAACTgccgagctacagcagctaacgttagcagagccgaaaggagcgtaaagaattgaggatttagcgagagtcgctaagagaaggaggataaggagagagttgtaagtgctaaGGAAGTAAAAGTATAGGTTtggatagatgacaggtaattagccgatgtgatcaagaatataacaacattaaccgagtcaagctggagctgccgaagtatgctaccagcaacacagaaacattaacaactgaaaatgacgcgcttaccgtaaagcACAGTCGCACCTTATATGGAATTATATGAACACAATTCCATTCCAGAATGTTAACTGATGTCATAAAAATAATTCTGTCTGGCTCTGTGGGACTTATGTGTGACTtatgtgtgactttgtgtgactctgtgtgcctctatgtggctctgtgtggcagAGTGTGACTGAGTGCGGCAGagtctggcagagtgtgacagtgTATGGCAGAGTATGAATCCTATCCTCTCTGGCATACCCACAAAActactcaacagactccaaatcaTTCAAAACTCAGCTACCCGTATCATTACCCGCACCAAATCGTCTGACCACATCATccccatcctcatccaacttcactgtctccctgttcagcaccagattgattacaaaaaccttctgctcacatacaaagccctTGGGGGTCCTCGGCCTGAAAAGCGTTGAACCCtgctttaaacattaaaacaatgaactaacattatcaacagaatgtgaagaggtaacagtattgacgttatgtcaaagacgtctgtgttgtgttgcagatatctactgaagttagcatgctaacagctagctgcactCCGTCCAATCTGTAAtgccacttgttcctctagaggtgatagtgagtcactgtagctgcagtctgcctcagtacagagggagaagaagtacagctgcctgactctcttgtagatattacaatattatacaCAATAAACAGAActcatgttctgtgtctgttttattgattacattcaaagtggcagaaacaagaaaaaaactcTGCATCACCTTGCTTCGTCCTCCCAGCTCTGAGGAGGATGTTTCTCCGAGTGTAAAGCGGTCCGCAGACCCGGGAAACGGCGTTGCTTCAGTTAACAGTTAACCGTCTGAAAGAGgcggctgctctcctggctgcgccgccatcGGGAAGATGAgatatgcgggtcgttttctaatttctgccactttggattcagtccattaaaaaaaacaaaaaacaatgttacacggactacagccccgttAACATCAGTTCCCAGTAAACACAAATgatcagctccacgtgaagattatcaGACAGCAGAATTTTCTGACCAGCAGTTTGGTCAAATATCTTTGAgattcttgccctgctgactgacaggcattacacaggagtaaatgcaatacacaatataaagaataaattagaatacaataaacatgccaaactactacaactaaaatatgaacattagagattgtatggacccagtttagtaTTTACTATTTCATTGGAGCAGGTGTCTCagaattacacactgaacctttaatgtCTAGATTTAAGAGTAAAACAGAATAgtcttaaaacatttcttttaatgaaaTGCAAGAATTTGGAAGTGACGGGTGTGTCAACTCGAGCAAACAAAGAGTACCTGAGAACTTTATtatgagaaaaacaacatttacagaacaCATTTTACATCGGGTATCTCGTACTTAATGACATTTCACAACTCAATGCATTTAGTGACACCATCTTCactgtgtctttttaaatgaaacttgCATATGCATCTGAGGATTCAAGTTTATGggaatcaaaaaaaaaaactaatactTTGTGGTTATTTCATAACAACATAAGTAATTGTTCTTTATGTTACCAACATCTTATTAAATGGCTTACAGCAATGTCAGTATCACGTTGAAATAAAGACAGTCCCGAAAATAATCTTTGGTGATGTCATACATCAGATGATTTGAGGTGGGAATCGGTTGTTTCATTTGACTAATTCAGTTCATTAGATTTAGACGAGATAGAGTAAGTGCAGCTCGGGGCAACGCGACACAAGCGTCAGAAGTCTCAATACATTAGTACATTATTTCAAAATCTATATTTGTACAagtcaaaatatgttttatacagagcttgaaaaaaaataaaatgatgtcaagctgcattgaaaaaagaaatatggtGCACCTTTAACAGCAGTAAGATAGGGCAAGGCCCTGCCTGCCATTAAACAGCATATTGCTacacaaaatatattgtatagtTAAAGACTGTCAAGTATTGGGACATCTTTTTTTAGACACCATAACTGCTGTAAGTTTCAGTGCTGTGGTAAAGGCAAGCATCCGTTTGTAATTAAATTGCAAGTTAGACCCTTAAAAGTTTGTATTTCTCCCCCTGCCATCTCGGACAGTACacaaactaaaaagaaaatagaaccGAATACAACCTTTAAACCAGCTGCACAAAAGGACTGATTTCCCTTATTCATTTCCTCAGTCTAAACAGAATCATATAAAAAACTGGTCTTTTGAGCCCCAGGATGCTCCTGCCTTTTTAGCCACAGCATAGAGCACATTGGGCTCGTATGGACGGACCCTCCTTCCACTCTTCGCTCGGGAAGGGCTGCGCTCAGTGAGGCCGACTGCTGGACTCCATGTTTGGCTGCTTCTTTGTTGTTCCATAACCGTTAAACCACCCGTTCAGCCGTTTGGTCAAACCACCGTTTAGAATATCCTGGATGTGCTGAACTATGAGATTTATAGCAACTGTatgaagagacaaagagattgTGTGGTCAGTGTCagccccagtgtgtgtgtgtcacaaagCTACACTGCAGTTCCATCCACTGcatgataaaaaagaaagaaaaagaaatgtaccCGCAAATCCAAACAtagtaagaaataaaaaatattgtttccaatattttctattttattacaaaataatgaGAATATTTTGCTTGTGCTGTACAAAAAGAGCAACATGTCCGAACCTGAATTAGTTTGGAATTGTTAGTGTATTCTCATCATGAATTGTAAACTTGGAAGCAGCTAAGCTGCATTTATGCGGTCTTGAATTTTATAAAAGTATGATACTTTGTGTCTTGTGCTAAAGAGCAAATGTAAACATGCCAACATGCCAAACTAGAATGACGAGCACGTTAGCCTTGTCATTGTGATCATGTTAGCATGATGacgttagcatgtagctcaaagtACCACTGTCCTTAATAACTGTGTCACTGCTATCCTGGCTGTGGATTCAGTCCTGTTCAAAGATTGTtgggtatttatttttcaaagagCTGAATGCTTAGCTCTGTGACTTCAATGTAATGGTATAATACTTGAGGCAGACACAGGGGCTAGGTCAGGGTAGGTATCCTGCTTCCACATATTTAGACTAACTAcagtacatttttcttttttttggatgGTTTTAAGTTATTTTCTCAAATCAACAGACAGCTGTTTTGTTCTACCAGCAGCAGTGGCTTTTGCTGCTTTAGTTTTGAGCACAAGTCCCAGCTCAGAGGCCAACAATAAACACAGCTGTGTCCTTTATGATAACACTGTTGAGACTAGTCTCTCCAACATTTGGTTTCAATGTCTTTACCATCATCTCTGAGCACCAAAAGCTCTAACACTCACCGAGATTGTCAACTCCTCTCGGTATGATTACATCAGCATATTTCTTCGTCTAAAAAgcaccaataaaaaaaggacaaaggTTTGACTATGAGTCAATGTTCAGACAACCATGCAAATTATTTGGTACATGTTGACTAGCACTTACTGGCAGACAGAACTCCTCAAATGCAGGCTTAACAAAAGTAATGTACTGTGCTAGAACGCTTTCCAAGTCCCGTCCACGTTCACTGATATCACGCAGCACTGGGGGAAAATGAGACCAGGGAAAAATTAGCTTTAAAAAAGGGAACACCagtagttcgacattttgggaaaaaaacgcttatgttaaatatataatgtgtttattaagaAGTTCAAGGTGTTCTGGTAGGCAGATTTCATTGCCTTTGACAGAGCCAGTCAAGCCGTTTCCCCCTGCTTTACGATCTTTGGGCTGGGTTAAGCTAAACACCTGCTGGTggaagcttcatatttactttaCAGACATGAGTGGCATCAATCTTCACATCTAATGCTCagcaagaaaaggaaaaaaacatatatCCCAAAATGTCTAAATCACCTAAATTAAGTGTCTTGCAATCtttttttaactgtaaaaaatgtttgttactTTTTTCTAGTAAATACATtgttaattagatttttaatatCAGTTTTGCCATCTCTTTCATTccatttctatttctttttcatcttattattattgtttaacatAAGTCTTTTTAACTTAATATTCATTATCACTATCTGTATATCTCTCCATGTATTATGGTATTTACTCATGTACACACTAACTTAAAAACTGAACTGTTGATCCATTTATGCTGGAAAATttcaataaacaaaactttgaaaaaaaaaaaaaattgtgtcTTGCCTCTTGGGTTTTGAAACAGAGGGGATTTGCTTTGTCATGCTTGCATGTCTCACCTCTTCGAGATAGACGTGTGTCTGCGTCTGTGTCCACAAACAGCTTCATTTGGAAAAGGTCTCGGATTTCCTGAGAATAGAACATCAGAATGCCCTCAAACAGCACCACGTCAGCAGGGTACACCGTCACGGTCTCCTCCTTCCTGCCATACAAAAGacagtcaataaaatatatatattttttttttaaacacttgaaGTGTGCCTATGTAACATTTGCTAAACCGAAGACTGTTTTAAACTGAGAAAACAacttgagaaaaacaaaaaggggggCCACACCAGTACTCGTGAAATTGTACTTTAGTCCATTTACTACAATTTCCGTATAATTTGCATTACTGATGACCATTTTCTATAACACTTTGGTGTTTCAGTTTTTCAAATATGTTATCCTGCCTTCCTGGCAGCTAttggtttcttttcatttcaccaTGCTATGAAATCAATGTATGAAGAGAGTAGTCCACCACAGTGGAAATGgtgtcttcttttaaaaaaaacttaattttacTGCTGCAATATGATGCCCTTTTATAGTACCAGTGCTGAAACATGCAAATGCTCCTTTCATGTTGTCTCTGTATGTAGCCTACTTGATTAGACTCATTCACCTGGAGTGGGAAACAAAGTCGTACACAGGGATCTGGACGGTTTTTCCCTCCTTGATGTCCCACAAAGTCGCGATTATGAGATCGTTGTCAAATGCATctatacagaaagaaaaaaacaaacaaagagaaaaaactcCACGATTAATGACGTAAATTAACAATCCTCACATTTATGAAGAAAATATTCTCTGATAAAGTCACAGATTTacgagaaagaaaaaatagcataatctctgagattaaagtggttaatttggaaagaaaaaaaaacaagaaaaaaaacttgaatattctctgaaaGTATAAATTCAAAATCTATATTTAAGTCacaaatttacaagaaaaaaacctttttgtcaAGGAACAACTTCACTTAATTAACCTCATGACGCCACCAATAAACTGGAAATGCCACATGCACATGTTAGTGAGGAGGTGCCACAGTATGGAACACTTTTTCACATCAATTTGTGAATATAATCTCAGAGACGTTTCTCACAAATTTCtgactttattatgttttgagGTTTTATTGTGATCTGGGAAATTCTGAGTTTTCCCTCCCACCTCCACTCCACTTTTTTTGGTCTCTGTCCTTGCACCATTGTAAATATCACCAAGCAAACCTCACAAGACCTTGAATCACATAAAGATGAACTGCTGAATAAACAAGTCAAATGTTTCCCagcaggagacacacagctgtttGAGGCCAGCAGACTTCCATCCTCGACTGCGCTGCTGCCAGATGATACATGAATACAAGGAGGCATGTGATGAGGTGAATGATATCCACACACCTGGGTGGTCGAAGTTGAACTGGCCCTTGAGTGCCTTGGCCTTCTGCTCCGGGGTGAGGACCCTGTAGAAGCTGTCCAGGCTGAGGATGGCCACTTGTCGCTGGTGGTGGTCGATCTCGTTCTGGCCCAGCAGCTCCATGATCTTGCTGCACACCGATGACTAGTTACacaagaagaacaaaacaagtAGTATGACTAACTACAGGCCCCCCATTATCTTAGTCATCACATCATTATGCTTTTGGAACATGAGTGGTTGCATTTACAAAGTATACaaactttcattttctttgcatttagTTTACGCACGTCTTCACAGCCTGGATGCATAGTTACTATTAGAAATAAGTATCCATTTAAAGGCTACAAACTTGGATTGTTGAAATGTGTGAAGctggcagacaaacacactcagacagtcacatgacaaaacaaaagatggcaGTTTACTCCACATTCAGATAACATGTGTGGGAGAGCAGGTGGTTCTGTGAGCAGTTTGTCTCATGGGGGGAAAGGGGCAGAGTACCAGGAAGTCAGACCCACAAACAAGTGTCTGCTGAACACAGTTTTGTTGATCCAATCACTTATAACATCTACCTGCTGTCACCTACATAAACAATGTCAAGGCTACCTAAATAATCAATGGTGGAAGAAATGTTCAGATCCTcaactgaagtaaaagtaataatactcTTACTGTTAAAATACTCCACCACAAGAAAaactcctgcattcaaaacttacttgagtaaaagtatcgattgtgcagtaaaatgttcccagtcagtgttttactattatatatgacTGGATTAATATTAtggctgcattaatgtgtatgttgcattttaaagCTGTAGGTGTTTAAAGTCTGTCTCATTTGAACTCCTTTTTAATACTGTTGGGTtaaatctacagcaatgcatcatattctataagatcatatGTATACAAGCGCCTTAAatgtgtacttgagtaaatgtacttagttatattccaccactgtaaATAA
Protein-coding regions in this window:
- the uck2a gene encoding uridine-cytidine kinase 2-A isoform X1 — translated: MAGDSETKPADQAENESINWQPFLIGVAGGTASGKSSVCSKIMELLGQNEIDHHQRQVAILSLDSFYRVLTPEQKAKALKGQFNFDHPDAFDNDLIIATLWDIKEGKTVQIPVYDFVSHSRKEETVTVYPADVVLFEGILMFYSQEIRDLFQMKLFVDTDADTRLSRRVLRDISERGRDLESVLAQYITFVKPAFEEFCLPTKKYADVIIPRGVDNLVAINLIVQHIQDILNGGLTKRLNGWFNGYGTTKKQPNMESSSRPH
- the uck2a gene encoding uridine-cytidine kinase 2-A isoform X2 translates to MAGDSETKPADQAENESINWQPFLIGVAGGTASGKSSVCSKIMELLGQNEIDHHQRQVAILSLDSFYRVLTPEQKAKALKGQFNFDHPDAFDNDLIIATLWDIKEGKTVQIPVYDFVSHSRKEETVTVYPADVVLFEGILMFYSQEIRDLFQMKLFVDTDADTRLSRRVAINLIVQHIQDILNGGLTKRLNGWFNGYGTTKKQPNMESSSRPH
- the uck2a gene encoding uridine-cytidine kinase 2-A isoform X3; protein product: MAGDSETKPADQAENESINWQPFLIGVAGGTASGKSSVCSKIMELLGQNEIDHHQRQVAILSLDSFYRVLTPEQKAKALKGQFNFDHPDAFDNDLIIATLWDIKEGKTVQIPVYDFVSHSRKEETVTVYPADVVLFEGILMFYSQEIRDLFQMKLFVDTDADTRLSRRVLRDISERGRDLESVLAQYITFVKPAFEEFCLPVLFRRRNMLM